A segment of the Lycium barbarum isolate Lr01 chromosome 7, ASM1917538v2, whole genome shotgun sequence genome:
TGATTTACCTTTATTTATATTTTAAGCTATAATCACTCTTCATTAAATATTTACGCTATTTTAAAGGTTCGACACAccaattaaaaaaataatcagCAACATTAGCTAAGTGAGCTattttacttaaagattatttatCTCTCCCaaagacttttttttaaaaaataatcattTATCAGATAAGGATAATTTCGAAGAAAAAACATGAATACCTACTTAATTTTTTCAATTAAAGATCACTTTTTCTGAAACAAAATTCAATAAAAAAATCACTTAGAAGTGACAGGAGGGAGTAGCTTTTTGGAGCTTGCATAAAGGATGATATTTAGGGAATAACATCGATAGACTTTGTGCCAACATCTGCAGTAATACAGAGTATGTAAGTGCACATTATCCAAAATTAGTAGATGTAAAGCATTTGTAGGTGATGTTATTGTCGAATTAATATTTCAATAACTTAAtgtaaataaagaaaaaagattAAATATTTAATATTTAATAATAATTTTAAATCGTGGCTTAGCATGAATCAAATGACACTAATTTATATTATACATTTTAGTTTATAAATAAAATCTCATCGACGTCGTGCGATGAGTGTGACATTTTGAGTTTCCAAAGTTTCTAGTTCACAACCTTTGAATAAATCGAGGTGTTACATTTAAATTCGTGCACAGCCATAACTCatataatataagaaaataataGACTGCAGATGATAAATAAAAGGAGTTAGGTTCTTATTTTATATTCGTACACCCATTTTTTGTAGAACATATTTATTCATTTATTTTCTCTGGTAGAATAATGTTTCTGTTATATGTGAACTTTATCTGATGGTTTAAAAAATCAATATTAACTGTGCAAGAACTTAAACTCATTCAAAAATAGGAGACCATATGCAATAGTattaagtttaaaagaaaattaggGACTTACTAACACTCTTATTAATTTCTTAAAGAACCAAAGCATATCGACTAACAAGTATTTTCTAGATCAAGTAATCTAGAATTATTGTTCTTCTATTATCCAAAAGCAGAAAATTAAtagatgaaaaaataaaaatgaaaagagaaaaaTGGCTAGGCAGTGAGAGGACGCCATTCTTCATCTTGGTCATGACCACGAACCACAATTGCATAAATTGCATAAATAATCCCAGGAATATACCCTAGTAGGGTTAAAATCAAGCAGATCAAGAACTCACACTGCAAAAACAAAagttgaaaaaataattaatcaaAGTTATTATCAAATTTTATTGTGTTGAAAGAGATTGTACACATCGCTTTGTCGCTAAGCATAATTTATTTTAGTTTCGCATTTGATATTCGATATTCGCATTGGGACTCTAACTAATTCAAATTTGTATCGTGTAAGATTGACTAAAGGAGAAACGCTGCATAAGATCACTAAGCATGATGCATTAACTAAAAATTGTTGAAACATTACTAGAAGCTCTTCTTTCAAGAAGACTTTCAACGCCTCACGTTGGAGTGACAATTTTTGAAATCAAAGTTCTAAGTGGCTTTATAGATGGTCGCTCAACTTTTTTTCTATCGTTCTGATTCTTACGCAAAGTTGAATGagttttttttaacaaaaatgaTTTAATCACGGATGATAATTGCATAGATAGCATAAATAATCCCAGGAATATAACCTAGTAGGGTCAAAATCAAGCAAATCAAGAGCTCACACTGcaaaaccaaaagaaaataattaatcAAAGTGATTAGCCAAAAATATTGTGTTGAACTAGATTCTAAGCATCTTTTGTCACTAATAAGAATGACGCATTATCCTCATATGTTACATTGCTTGATTGTGTacgagatttaaaaaaaaaaaagaattctctTAAAATTTTATGGTCTAGAACAAGTCTTAATCAAGTATTTAtttggctataaatcatcttaaTTGAGGATAAACTGataattttataattaaattatttctaaattcaAAAAGATTGCATTCTTTTAGAGACAAATTAAAAGAAAGGTGAGCTACATAAATTATGAAAGATGATGTATTATTGAAACATTAAGATAGAAGCTCGATCATTCAAGAAAGACTTAATCAGTATCCCATTGCTCGAAGAGTTGGAGTGATAATCTTAGAAATCAACGATCAAAGTGAATTTCTTTTCATCTACTTAAATTTTTTTGAACAAAGGTATTGAATATATGTGCTTGTGGATTCAATCAAGTAACAACTATTTTCTATCAGCATATATCGAAAAATTCAATCAATCAAAGTTTAATTAAGTATATGAAAAGAAATCATTTTTTTTCCGCTTTGTTATGATTTAAATCTTGATTTCCCATGATTTCACCTATCATAAACTAaagcacaacaacaacatacgcGGTGTAGTCCCATAAGTGgaccctacctttgtggggtggGAAAAGCTAAAATTTAAATACAAAATATGAAacgaaaaaataaaataactatTGGTGGTGGGGGTTGTGGgccggggggagggggggaggggtcTTACACTGCAGCAACCATGTCTAAAGAAAACTCCAAGAGGTGGAATCAAGATTGCAAGCAAGATCTCCAAGAAAACTTCACATCTTGAAGccatttcaaaaatattttattttttataacaaaTTTTAAGAAGAAAAGATATGTTCAATAAACTCGACGTATTGGAATAGGGTTAAGGTTCGATGTGATAAATCTAATTCCTATAAGTACACGAAAATTTGTTTTTGCTGGTCTTAAGGGAAAAACTATTCAAGATTCAAACTCACTAAAACGTAGGATCTTGTAGTCATTAGTGCCGTCTTCTTCTACttggggtgtgtttggtatgacggaaacagttttccaagaaaacattttctttgAAAATAAGTGGTTTTAccatttattttcttgtgtttggtatgCAAGTTGAAAAATGTCATGTAAGAGCATTTGCATATATTCAGAGCAAAATCACTAGGAAGTTGTTGAATTCGAAGTGCAATTTTTGGTGGTGGGCAGTACGGATTGGGAGTTGGGATAGGCTGCTGGGGATGGAGGAGGCGgtgtaaaaaaacaaaaaaaaactttaaaaacgtttttaaaaagaaaaaactaaATTTTCTTGGAGGGTGTTGGGGTCGGGGGAGGGGGTaagattttttttgtatttttataaatttttataaaaataaaataaaatatataaaaaagaaaattcgGAGAGGGGTGGTGGAAGGTAGGGtggggtggtggggtggggtgggtggtggaAGGTGGAGTGTGGGGTGGCTGGTTTTGCTTGTGGTTTGGGATGATGGGTGGCGTTGGGGATTGGGTGTACGGTGGGTTGGGAAAAgcgttggtgtttttttttttttttactccggaaaatgtttttcctcaaatttttatggacattttctcttattttgaggaaaatattttccatgatCATAAGTGCAACCAAacaagagaaaatagaaaaatatttttcctctACCAAACACCCCTTAGATTAAGATGTATTCTATGTTTTATCGCCAATCACTTAATTAACATCTTCACTTTAGTACATTTTGActattttttattgttttcttcaTGTGTCGCTTTTCTTAATCACACGCCCAAGGTAGTATGATTATTGATTAATATACTTTTCCTCAACATTGATGTATTGAAAAATAGTTCCCTCCTGTAAATTTACTGCATAGTGAAACCATTAATTAAAGTAATAATTAGTACAAGATAGAAGTTAAAAGAGCGATAAGTTACAAAGGAGCCTGGTGCTCTTAAGAGGCTTCTGGGTGTGTTGTTTTAAAACTTATGATGGCTAGCTTATCATGTTACTTTTGTTGTTTTTGTATGTAATTGATATATAGGGGCCTGGTTGCTCTTCATTAGAGAGCCACAAATTTCACCTAGGAggttaaaaaatataaagaagtaaataaaTGAAGAAGTCAAtagggttcaacatctactatatatatatatatataagggaataATGTTAACcttatatatacaatgtaattttttacTGAGGGGGTTCGAATGGAACCCCTGGAGCTTACCTAGCTCCGCCGCTGGCCGTGGAGCAACGATGGAACAAGACCATTCTGcgttaatacaacaacaacaacaacccagtgaaatcccacaacgtggggtctggggagggtagattgtacgcagaccttactcctaccaaggtaggacggctgtttccgagagaccctcggctcaataaacacataaaaagaggtcagataaggctaagagattcaaagtgatatgaaaatgaagtaacgcaagcgaaacagataacatagaataatcaaagcacagaaaataacagataatagcataaatcagagcacaagaaattatactatgataatgcgactactaataatgtgggtcctccaaaccctcctatgtcctcggtaagctgtaactgcgtcatgtcgtgtctaattacctcttcccaatacttctttggcctacccctacctcgtctgaaaccatccatggccaatctctcacacctccgcactggggcattcgTGTCTCTCcttttcacatgcccaaaccatctcaatctcgcttcacGCATCTTGCACCATTCTGCGTTAATAGTGATGGAAAAACTTTATGGCTGAACCATTTTGCATGGAACATGGTATTTAATTACCTCTTTAATAAGCTAGCAAAATCTGTCATTGGTGTAACTATGATACCTTTTTGACATTAATGCAGTGGCATACATCCTCTCTTATAGAATGAGCTGCTTGTGTTGGATTCTCTTGTTCTAATACATCATCAGATTATATTACTAGAGGCGAAAAGATTAGACAAGACAGTTTCACCTTTCTCCTCAATTGGATGGAAAGATTTTGAGAATATAAACACCTCCGTTTCTGCATAATTGGAGAGAGTTATACCGGTCACCATGTGCCTCAGCTAGCCCAACTAATCTTATCTCGCAAGAAAACAAGAACCCAATCTTGTCATTAACTTTCAAGGAATATTTGTAGAGCTAATTAAATTTATAACTTTCAAGGCTTGATTCGTCCGaggatttctggaaatttctctAACTAGAGCAATGCCCTAGATCCAGATTATAAGAGATTTCACGTTAACAAATGGAAACTTCGTAAGGCGTCGACAATTATACAAATTTAACTTAATGAGTTTTCTGGAATTTCTAGGGAAATAATGAACCTCTTCAAGATTCCTACAAAATGGCAGATTCAGATACTCCAAATTTGACATCCATGTGAAATCTGATGTCTGCATTAGGCTTTTAGAGTTGTGGACATCTAGATTTCGTAGAAATGACAAATACTGCTATTCAGAACATAGAAAGaatgagataaaaaaaaatagccAGGTAAAAGAATTGTCATGAAAATATGGTACAACTGTTGAGATTTAGCTTATGTAGAGATTGTAAATGTTGTTCAAAATCACAGCTCTCATGAATTTCCGTGATGTAATGTATATTTTCTCCTCGTAAGAAGCGTGTTATATCTAAAAATATATCTTGTTGTATGGGCTCCAATTCTTCATAACTAATTTTGAGTTTTTCAATAGTTTTTGAACTAGAGTTATTTTTCATTTGCTCTATTGTGCTTCTCCACTTGGTGATATCCTTCTTATGTAAGAAAGAACCCCATACTTTAAGGGCCATCATCATGACTTACCACCTCCAAGATTAGCTTCTCAAAACACTCACCGGAACTTCTTCCATGAAAGCATATCAATTGAACAATTGAATAGCTTCATGGTTCGCTAGTGTAGTCACATTATATACTGCAACTTATCAAATACTTGTCTCTAGCTATTGCAATAATTTTACTATCATTGTCAAACCAACCAAGATCTCCTGCTAGGTAATTCAAATGGTCTCTGTGATCTATGATGTCAAGCACAACTAAGACCTTCTTAAAACGAAGTCTACAAGCCATCATGTATTCTCCATCCTCCTTATTATTCACGTAATTAGCTTTTTCCCTTAATAGTTTTGAGAGAATGATATTTTTCCCTTAATAGTTTTGAGAGAATGATATTTTTCCCTTAATAGTTTTGAGAGAATGATATTTTGAAAAGAATGTGTTCCCATTTGTTTTCTTTAATATCCTTAATGAAACAAGCAACTTCAAATTGATACGATCATGTATCGAAAATGGCTCTTGCTATTGTCGTTTTACCGATTCTCCCCATGTCCCAAATCCGCACAACCCTGCTCAAACATCATTGATTTCTATCTCTAGCTGGTATTTTACTTTCTCTAAAAGagtgtttatttttttaaaactaaaaaaaatagaataaaagaaAAAAGCACTCATTCCCACAACATCTTCCAAATAGGATGAAGAAGTCTTGCATAATTTGGATGAAATTTGGCGAATAATATGCCGAATACAATCTGATTCAATCCTAAAAAATAATATTGAGAAGATTGCTGATATTATAGGTACAAAAGTCAAGAACAAGAAGTACTCCAGAAAGTAGAGTGCATAATTATGATAAAAGGACTAAGCACATAAACCAAACTCTTGAAGAACCAATTGACAAATCTACGTAACAATGTGATTGAGTAATAAAATTGATAGGAACTATTCCTTCTTACGGATAGAAACATACATAGAGcctatttggattggcttattttaggtgtttttaaggtaaaatagcttttaagcactttGTAGTTTTTGGGATGAGATAAAAAAGTGCTTTTAACCACTTATTTTAAAGtcaaaacaataaaaataagccaaaagttaGAACCCCTAACTTATGGCTTATTTGTCAAAagtcataagcccatccaaacatgctCATAATCAACTATCATTCTTTTGAAGTAATTGCACGATTTTCCCTTCAATAATTAACTAGATTAACAGCTCATATTAAATAAACTCAAAATAATCCTACTTTTTGAAACCATCCGACTTTAAATTTTCTAAGTACTTGAATAACTTTTCTTAGCCAAAATAAACCTTCGTGTTCTCTATCACTAAAACAAACTTACATCCTTTAATTTagggatttgcttttcattaagCATATACCATATTTCTGTCTCTTCGATTAAATCACACTTCTCACTTCACCCATTTCCTACCATATCTCTTTCGCTTTGATAATTTGTGTCAATGACGCTAACCTCCAGTTGTGTTTTCATATTTTCTGCCCTACTGATTTTAATTATACGAAGATGAAGAAAAAAATGTAAGATTGACGATTTTGTCCATCGAAATTTGTCGATCTTTCTTCACTATCGTTCGTTATCTAATAAgtgtataaaatatatattttaagacAAGATAAGTCATTTATGCATTATGTAATTCGTGTGTAATCAGTGTGTGCACGTATTTAGTGTATATATACTGATTATACACTGATTTATACATGTAATTGTTGGTGAAGTCATTTATACGTTGTGTAGTTCATATATAATcattgtatataatatgtatataattagTGTGTATACATTATGCACTGATTGTACATTGTAGATTAATTATACATTGATTTATAGATTTATTATACACAtaaattatttgtttttttgGTGAAGATGTGCTAAAAAACCGCCTTCTATCACCTAAGTTTTTTCAACGTTGGGAACAAATCTTTTGGAGACATGAATTAAGTAATTGTTGGAGAAGTTTTAGGAATTGATTTTCTTTGAGATAATGTTGGAAACCTCCCTTATTATAGCTACAGTCTTAGAGGGAGtattttccttttctattttttttttaacttgctgGCTTATTTAATTTATGGCTAAAGCTTTTAAGACCAACTAAAAGTAAACTATACTACTGGGCTCAGCTATTTGTGTTTTTATCCCTTTTCCCTTCTAATggaccggtctttaatttttggccttcaaataACCTGGTCTTTAAATCTTGCCTTTCAAAATCGAATCTATGCTTATAGGaccataagttctttaagggcactgacataacttgtgaatattatgatgCATAATTAGCAaagtgcaaaaattaaagaccagcccatttaaaCTTTTGAAGGGCAaactaaagaccagcacaaaatagggaccaaagtgcaaatgaccacattattctttcacaaaatATTAAACAAAACATTGTTAACAACAACCAATGAAGTCAGATTGTATATGCATTATTCTTAGCTCAAAATAAATGGATCTGATAATTTCctccattttttaattttattttggtaAATATGATAAATTTATCTAGAGTAGATTCTTTGTTCTATAGTAGAATATGTAAGCATCCACATTTGAATGGAAATATTCCATTTTTTATAAGCAATTATGTGCTATTTAACTCACCCGTCACGAATATCATATCCTTTGAGATTTGTAGCAGTAGTTAGGGCAGTCCTCCATTCTTGCATCATCTGCATTCCCTCAACATCATCCTTAAACTTTGTTTCTTGTTTGGCAAAGGCTTCAGCAAAGCTCTCCCTTTGGTATCGAACATGTAAGGGATCCACATCATAGAAGACTGGTATGACTGTTTGTCCATATTGACTCTTGCATTCCATGATCTTGACTAGTTCATTCAAGCACCACTTCAATGTAGCATAATTTCTTGAGAAAATGATGACGGCAACTTGAGAATCTTCAATAGCTTTCAAGAGTTCTTTTGAGATGGATGTACCATGCTCGAGCCTTTTATAATCTTGAAAGGTGAATATATCCCTGATTCTCAAGCCCTCATACAAGTGACCTGTAAATATTTTCCGTGTATCTTTTCCTCTAAAACTTAGAAAGACATCATACTTCCATCGACGACACTGCGAAGACCTAGCAGAAGAAGATGATATCATGGATTCAGTTTTGtcggaaaagaagaagaaaatgtgcGGATAGATTGTAATTGTGGCAAGAGATCAATTGATGATATTTCCGACAAAGTTTTatacaggaaaaaagaaataaacaaGTACCACTTCAAATATGAAAGCTTCTATGAACATAGGCTCTACTTCAGTTGATTAATAGATTATTGTTGTTGGATCtagtcagtatatatatatatatatatatatatatatatatatatatatatatgaagctgCAAAGAATAGAGTATGGCAagttaaataaaattattgcTCCAAAGTCCAAACACCGAAGTCTGTCTCTTCTCTgccaaagaaagagaaaaaaaattctgAGAAGTTTTCCCAGTTGAATTGTTCTTTCTATTGTAATTTTCCACGGAAGTTGAAAAGTCTTCATTGAGCAAAATATTTCTCAGTCTTCAACTCActtaattaataaatataatctGAACAAATGTCTTTGTCACCAGACAACAGCTGTGATTGAAGgaattaattaataaatataatctAAGCAATTTCTCTATAACCAGACAACAGCTGACTTTATTGTGATTGAAGAAAATGTTTGTATTTTGCATCCCTAATGTCGTTTTCATTTTGTAATTTTGCACCCTATTATTCGGATAACTCCGCTTGCCAAGACTTAGGCACATGAACAGGTTCTTCCTTGATTTTGTACATGCACTTAAACAGAGAGATCCATTTGCGAAATGATGTTGTGTTCATATTTTAGATTCTACTGTTACTTCTTGGTGTCAATGAGATTCCTCATCTTGTTGCAGCTGGATGCATGAAATTATCAATTATAGAGTTCTGTTTTCTTTTTTTGGGTTGTGATGACCTCAACTACAGATCAGGAATGAGGAGACTATTAGATTaacagaaaagggccaaataaACGTTCTATTAGAAAAGGTTTAAATATACCCTTTGTTAAATTTCgatccaaatatacccctttcaTTATAATTTCGGTCCAAATATACCTCTTCCAGGAGCGGAGCCAATAAGGGCAAGGAGGTTCACCGAACTCCTTTCGTctaaaattacactgtatatatggtaaaaattatttttttattttttatgcacATATCATAGGTGTTGAACCCTATTGGCTTTTTCAGTTttctacttctttatattttttaaccTCCTTATTTAAAGTTCCGATTCCACCGCTACCTCTCCTCTTATACTTTAGCAATGATTTACCCTTATTTTTAACGGAATGACATGTGTAAGCTCAAAAATAAAAAGATCCGCCTCAATTTTTTACCCGCTACCCGACCCAATTCCCAAGCAAAGAATTTCACGAGGGAAAGTACTGAAATGACTGGTGATGCTAAATTTTTAATTGTAGCTTCTGGTTAAGGAATATAGAATTCTGAAATTTGCCTTGCAGGAATTTCAGGCGCCAATAATCAAATATTCAAATTAAAAGATAAACTTAATCTGGATTTGCTAAGTGCTAAATGCCTCATTACTATTCTGGTTCAAGCAGTAATTAAAAAGTCAACTCTTATAAACAAAAATATATTGTTAGTTTATTACCTTAAACCATTTCACTGACAAGTAAATTGTTTTGCTTTGGAATTGGTCGGGTAATGAATTGGGTGGTATAGTGGGTAAAAAAATTTAGGCAGGACTTTTTATGTGATTCCATTGAAAGTAAGTGTAAATCAATGCCAAAATATAAAGGAAGATTATATTTAGACTTAAAGTATAACGAAAAATGTATATAACGAATGATATATTTAaggtcgtttggtaggagggatAGGATGGAATGGTATTattaacggaaaagggtcaaaattacccctgaactttgaaaaatagttcattcatacccttcgttatactttagggtcaattatactcttacagttatactatggggtcaattatacccttatgactaactgttgccacgtggcatcatcccagcccttcaaaattattttatcttcaaataattttttacccactaaaataactcaacccgacccgattttttttttcagcaaaaataatTTGCCAAATTTAATCcaaaaatcgggtcgggttgagttattttagtgggtaaaaaattatttgagggtaaaataattttgaaggggtgggatgatgccacgtggcagccgttagttataagagtataattgaccccatagtataactgtaagggtataattggtcctaaagtataacgaagggtataaataaactatttttcaaagttcaagggtaattttggcccttttccgtattatTAATCCTATGTTTGGTAGGTGGGATAATTCCTTTGTTATGCCACCCAATCTCATTTATATGGAATAAAAGGTGGGATAAATTATCACATCTTATCCTCCACCCAATCTCATTTATATGGGATAACTTATTGCTCCTACCAAAAAGGGTTCGTTTGGTACAACGGATAAGGATAAaaaattatatttgagatgaattTATTCCAATTTTAGTtgggacaaaatgatgatataactACTCCCGAGATTAGTTATACCGGGATTGTAGTATTATTTTATCCCTATGGGAGGATagaataactaaaaaaaaaagggcagctcGGTGCACTAAAGTTCGCGCTATGCGCGGGATTCGGAGAAGGACCGTACTACAAGGGTTTTTTGTACGCAGTTTTACTTTGCATTTCTACAAGAGGCTGTTTTTCTGTAAGAGGAGGATGGAATAATTAATCTCAGAATAAGTTATCTtgggataacttgtttccaaccaaacgaccacCAATAGTACATAGGTGCATTTAAACCTTTTCCATTAAATTAATAAAGAATGACGTATACATGTTATTAGTTATAAgagtttctaaattgcaaacaAGAAAATGAAATTTCTTGCCCTCTTATAATTTGAATGGAAGAAAATAACTTTTTCATATTCCTTATatattgtttttcaaatttcttatgTGTAAATAATAAAGACCTCTTGCAATAAGATCGTAAAGTTTAAAAAAATTTATAAAGAGCTAAAAAACCATTTCTGCCTAATCTAACACCTGTATGACTCACCTTTAACCCAGCTACCGACTGAATTTTACACACTCCAAAGGACatttttaacccttttccaaACCTAAAATAACGTTGGCaattttattttctaaaaataatACTACAAGACAATTCAATTACAGTAACACGTATAATGGAGTTTTTGCGTTTATCATTTTGCTACACACACTATTCCTCCTTCACTTTACCAATAAAAGTATATTTCAATcgtcaaaaaataataattcaaaacccTATCCAAATTCAGCCGCTATGTACAGGCCTAATTCTTCTAATCAGAGTTTCTTCAACAATCAACCCATTCCAGGTCTCTTTCTTTTATtcttctattattattttttacaaaattaaattcaaaatttaaagtttatgaaTTCTAAATTTACTCTTTTAGTAAAACATAATATTTGGACTAAAGTTAGTGAATTACGTTATATTTGTACTTTCTACTCTACCTTCGCAGCTGTCAGTCTTTTGGGTTGTCATGTGGTCCTTTTCACTGTGTTTTTAGTATCATTTTCTAATATATATACTCTCCCTAAATTGGATGGTAAACCTCAAAAATTTCTAATTTATGAATATTTGATAAATTAGTACTTTGGCTcgatttttttattctttttataGAGTTAGATTTCGGATTTAAAATTATGAGTTTTAGATTTTGAATCTTTTAAAATGTAAATTTTGAATGAAAGTTTTGAATCTGTCAAATTTATACTTTCTACTTTACCTCCTTTGCCACTGTGTCAGTCTCTTGGGTTGCCATCAATGTGGTCTAAATTCAGATTTTAGAATCAGTATCTTTTACTAGTAGTATAATTTTATTATGTGtatgattta
Coding sequences within it:
- the LOC132602782 gene encoding UPF0057 membrane protein At4g30660-like; its protein translation is MASRCEVFLEILLAILIPPLGVFFRHGCCSCELLICLILTLLGYIPGIIYAIYAIIIRD